ATTCGGGTTTCCCATATTAAAAATATCCATCAGTTTTTCATCATGATAGTGGACATAGACATCGTCAATGACTTCGGCAATAATGTTGTGGAATTTAAAATCGTCAAGTGCTTCTACAATATCTTTTGCCACATCGATAGATAGCGGAGAATGATGCACTCCCCAACTGCTATCGAGCGGGTGATGGATAAACGCGCCGTTGAAGTTGACTATTGGCGTATCAAGTGCCAGTTCATGATAATACATCTCGCTGGAACGGAAGGGTCTTCCTGTCGCGATCATGACCACATGGCCTGCTTCCCGTGCTTTTTTAATGACGTGTTTGTTCTTTTCTGAAATTGTTTTATCATCTGTTAGTAATGTTCCATCAAGGTCTAATGCAATTAAATGTTTTTCAGCCATAAATACTCCTTCTTAACTCGAATTTTTCATGAAATTTTTGAGTCCCAACCACTTGCATCTCACTCTTTGATAAATCCTATGCGTATGATTGGCTCTTTTTTCGTAAGAGTTCTACAATACATATATTGGATGATGGTTAATTGGTCTTATAACCACTATGGTAACCATTTTACATATAAATTGTAAAAAAATCATTTTAGATACATAAAAGGGCGGTAAATTTCTGTACCGCTCGCTTCAGGAGGGTTAATCATTGATTTTAGTCGAAAAGAAACGCATTCACCATATTCCCGTTCTCCATATTGTAAAACAGAAGCAATTTTCAGATAGAATGCCTTTGATTGTTTTCCTTCATGGGTTTACGAGCACGAAAGAACGAAACATGCATTATGCTTATCTTTTTGCTGAAAAGGGCTTCAGGGTCATCATGCCAGAGGCGAAATATCATGGAACCCGTGGCAAAGGGCTGACAGAGAATGAATTAGGCTTCCGTTTTTGGGAAATAGTCATCACATCTATCGAGGAGCTTTCGACGATCAAGACAGAATTGGTTGAGGAAGGTCTGGTCGATCAAGCTAGAATCGGTGTGGCTGGAACATCAATGGGCGGCATCACGACACTCGGAGCAATGGCCAAGTATGAATGGATCAAAGCTGGTGTCAGCTTGATGGGCAACCCTTCATATGAGCAGTTTGCGTTATGGCAGCTGAATGAAATCGAAAAAAAGAATGTCAAGATAGGTTTATCCCAAGAACAAATATCAAGTTTGCTAAACCAGTTGAAACAATACGATCTAAGCCAGCAGCCTGAAAAGTTGAACAAACGCCCGCTGTTATTTTGGCATGGAAAGTTAGATTATGTCGTACCATATCAATCTGCATATCATTTTTACGAGCAAAACAGGAAAAGCTATGAGGGAACAGAAGGAATGTTTGAATTCATTACAGACGAAAATGCTGGACACAATGTGTCAAATGCAGGCGTGGAGGCAACAGCAAATTGGTTTGAAAAGCATATATGACGCCTTTCCGCTTTAAATGATTATCAATCATTGTTATGATAGAGATAGGTTGCAGCAATAAAAAAGGGAGTGTTCACCGATGGATGAAGAATTAAAAGATAGCATAATGGGTGCGCTTGAGATGGTCGTTGACCCTGAACTTGGCGTAGATATCGTTAATTTAGGGCTTGTATATGATGTGGATTTGAACGAGGAAGGGCTTGCGACAGTGACAATGACATTGACGTCTATGGGCTGCCCGCTAGCCGGCACGATTGTTGAGCAGGTGAAGTTGGCGCTTGCGGACCTTCCGGAAGTTAAAGATACTGAAGTGAATATCGTCTTCAACCCGCCATGGTCCAAGGACATGATGTCCCGTTACGCAAAAATAGCATTAGGTGTGAGAGATTAAGTTCATAACAATGAGCAGCAGGAAAAACTCCTGCTGCTTTTCTATTGTTGTGGGAAATCACAAAGCATTCGTTCAGGATAACTATATGGATTTTCTTAATCTAGATTCAGCGCCTAGCGCCACTCGAGTCGCTTGCGCTTTTTGTTCTTCCAGGTCACAAAATTGTCATATAAAAAGGCAATTATGGGTCTATTTATGTGAGTTAGTTCACTTAATCATGTTGGAAACACTTATATACTTCTTTTATAGAGAAGTACTTAAGGAGGCGCCAATATGTTTGAAAGAGATTTTAACAAAGACCCATTCATTGTGATTTGGGAACTTACAAGAGCCTGCCAATTAAAATGCCTGCACTGCCGTGCGGAAGCACAATACAGAAGAGATCCGCGCGAACTGTCTTTTGAAGAAGGGAAAGCGCTGATTGACCAAATATATGAAATGAATAATCCGATGCTTGTCTTCACGGGTGGGGACCCATTGATGAGGGAGGATGTATTTGATATTGCTGAGTATGCCGTGAAAAAAGGCGTACGTGTTTCAATGACACCAAGTGCGA
This portion of the Mesobacillus sp. S13 genome encodes:
- the yjfP gene encoding esterase, with translation MILVEKKRIHHIPVLHIVKQKQFSDRMPLIVFLHGFTSTKERNMHYAYLFAEKGFRVIMPEAKYHGTRGKGLTENELGFRFWEIVITSIEELSTIKTELVEEGLVDQARIGVAGTSMGGITTLGAMAKYEWIKAGVSLMGNPSYEQFALWQLNEIEKKNVKIGLSQEQISSLLNQLKQYDLSQQPEKLNKRPLLFWHGKLDYVVPYQSAYHFYEQNRKSYEGTEGMFEFITDENAGHNVSNAGVEATANWFEKHI
- a CDS encoding metal-sulfur cluster assembly factor; this encodes MDEELKDSIMGALEMVVDPELGVDIVNLGLVYDVDLNEEGLATVTMTLTSMGCPLAGTIVEQVKLALADLPEVKDTEVNIVFNPPWSKDMMSRYAKIALGVRD